Proteins found in one archaeon genomic segment:
- a CDS encoding OB-fold domain-containing protein, whose protein sequence is MPLRERIASVDRLRAWTDQIPLHYEYSAGVAGEKFLRALIKGRILSSKCARCGRSYLPPKAYCTNCYLEIRDYVEVGPAGTVSAVTQSHVDFSGRPSKPRTFVFVTFAGVQGGIVHYAAVEGLRIGSRVRARFKAESKRKGTLLDLEGFEKA, encoded by the coding sequence TTGCCGCTCCGCGAGAGGATAGCGAGCGTCGACCGCCTGCGGGCATGGACTGACCAGATACCCCTGCACTACGAGTACTCGGCGGGCGTGGCGGGAGAGAAGTTCCTCCGCGCGCTCATCAAGGGCCGGATCCTTTCGTCGAAGTGCGCCAGGTGCGGGCGGTCTTACCTGCCGCCCAAGGCGTACTGCACCAACTGCTACCTCGAGATCAGAGACTACGTCGAAGTGGGGCCAGCAGGAACGGTCTCGGCTGTGACCCAGAGTCACGTCGACTTCAGCGGCAGACCCTCGAAGCCGAGGACCTTCGTCTTCGTGACATTCGCGGGAGTCCAGGGCGGGATCGTCCACTACGCGGCGGTGGAGGGGCTCAGGATAGGGTCGAGGGTGAGGGCGAGGTTCAAGGCTGAGTCGAAGAGGAAGGGGACGCTGCTGGACCTCGAAGGGTTCGAGAAGGCCTAG
- a CDS encoding branched-chain amino acid transaminase, whose product MKALSEIWMDGKFVDWADAKIHILTHALHYGYAVFEGIRCFSTPSGPAVFRLGDHLERFLNSAKIYRMDVGFSAKELKEACVELVARNKVSDCYLRPIAYTGYGEMGLNPLKNKISVAIAPWEWGPYLGQQALDRGVRATISSWVRIDSRALPIQAKCAANYANSALAKMEAIAAGYDEAIMLNSHGMVAEGPGENIFRVKDEILSTPPASSGILRGITRDTVIQVARDLKVKFYRNDSTKEELYTSDELFFSGTAVGIAKIREVDGRKVGYNGFPITDKIQKLYDSVVHGKVKRYSQWLTPVKA is encoded by the coding sequence ATGAAGGCCCTCAGCGAGATATGGATGGACGGCAAGTTCGTCGATTGGGCCGACGCCAAGATCCACATCCTGACCCACGCTCTCCACTACGGGTACGCAGTCTTCGAAGGCATACGATGCTTCTCGACCCCTTCGGGCCCTGCGGTCTTCCGGCTTGGTGACCACCTGGAGAGATTTCTCAACAGCGCCAAGATCTACCGGATGGACGTTGGTTTCTCGGCAAAGGAGCTCAAGGAGGCGTGTGTCGAGCTGGTCGCCCGGAACAAAGTCAGCGACTGCTACCTGAGGCCGATCGCCTACACCGGATACGGCGAGATGGGGCTCAACCCTCTCAAGAACAAGATTTCGGTCGCGATAGCCCCGTGGGAGTGGGGCCCCTACCTCGGGCAGCAGGCCCTAGACAGGGGCGTAAGGGCCACGATCTCTAGCTGGGTGAGGATAGACTCCAGGGCGCTACCCATACAGGCGAAGTGTGCGGCCAACTACGCGAACTCGGCTCTTGCGAAGATGGAGGCAATCGCGGCCGGATACGACGAAGCCATCATGCTCAACAGCCATGGCATGGTCGCCGAAGGACCGGGGGAGAACATCTTCCGCGTCAAGGACGAGATCCTGAGCACGCCGCCAGCCAGCTCCGGGATCCTCAGAGGCATCACGAGGGACACCGTCATCCAGGTCGCCCGCGACCTCAAGGTCAAGTTCTACAGGAACGATTCCACCAAGGAGGAGCTCTACACGTCGGACGAGCTCTTCTTCAGCGGCACGGCGGTCGGGATCGCAAAGATCAGAGAAGTAGACGGCAGGAAGGTGGGCTACAACGGCTTTCCGATCACTGACAAGATACAGAAGCTCTACGACTCGGTCGTCCACGGGAAGGTGAAGCGGTACTCCCAGTGGCTGACGCCTGTGAAGGCCTAG